The Hyphomonas sediminis genome contains a region encoding:
- a CDS encoding ABC transporter substrate-binding protein: MSRLAILSLLAFGLSACGVPPAQQADESERPMRIVSLDYCADQYVLKLADAEQILAISPDGVKEFSYMRDAAAGVPTVRPVAEDVLLLKPDLVVRAYGGGPNAEAFFKRAGVPVLTVGWTSNVDSEEVGSIPSLIQHMADGLGQGERGRDLVADFRTRLQTLRRRTDGEIALYMTPAGITTGPGSMVHEMLREAGFENFEQKPGWRSIPLERLAYEQPDVIAAAFFDQLTNHPDSWSPMKHPVAERQMNDHTVVPLKGAWTACGGWFILDAIEALARGGGK, encoded by the coding sequence ATGTCGAGACTGGCGATCCTTTCACTTCTGGCGTTTGGCCTTTCTGCCTGCGGCGTTCCTCCCGCGCAGCAGGCAGATGAAAGCGAACGCCCGATGCGGATCGTCAGTCTCGATTATTGCGCCGATCAGTATGTTCTGAAGCTTGCCGACGCAGAACAGATCCTGGCCATCTCCCCAGACGGCGTGAAAGAATTTTCCTATATGCGCGATGCGGCGGCTGGCGTTCCGACGGTTCGGCCAGTGGCCGAGGATGTGCTCCTTCTCAAGCCGGACCTTGTCGTCCGCGCGTATGGGGGCGGACCAAACGCTGAAGCATTTTTTAAGCGTGCGGGCGTGCCGGTGCTTACGGTTGGCTGGACTTCAAATGTTGACAGTGAAGAGGTCGGCTCCATTCCAAGCCTGATCCAGCATATGGCAGATGGCCTTGGCCAGGGCGAGCGGGGGCGGGATCTTGTCGCCGATTTCCGGACGCGCCTGCAAACACTTCGTAGGCGCACGGATGGTGAAATTGCCCTCTACATGACGCCGGCCGGCATCACGACCGGCCCCGGTTCCATGGTGCATGAAATGCTTCGGGAGGCGGGTTTCGAGAACTTCGAACAGAAACCGGGCTGGCGCTCGATCCCTCTCGAACGTCTTGCTTATGAACAGCCGGATGTCATCGCAGCTGCTTTCTTCGACCAGCTAACCAATCATCCGGATTCCTGGAGCCCGATGAAACATCCGGTCGCAGAGCGCCAGATGAATGATCACACAGTGGTGCCGCTGAAGGGGGCATGGACCGCCTGTGGCGGCTGGTTCATTCTCGATGCCATCGAGGCGCTGGCCCGAGGAGGCGGGAAATGA
- a CDS encoding cobyric acid synthase encodes MTAKTLMLQGTGSDVGKSILTAAICRIAKRRGLSVAPFKPQNMSNNAAACASGGEIGRAQALQALACGLAPDTDFNPVLLKPETDRRAQLIVHGKTVGAMDAAHYMAHRGDLLERVMESFNRLTAAHDLVLVEGAGSPSEINLRARDIANMGFARRAGVPVCLIGDIDKGGVIASLVGAKAVLDEDDAAMITGFLVNKFRGDPALFADGMRAIEEKTGWPCFGVVPWLPATAYLPAEDAVVLQRSSAGKGGNLLVVAPMLSRMANFDDADPLKQEPGVDFKWVAPGQPIPRAADVIILFGTKSTLGDLAFLRQQGWDHDLIAHARAGGRVLGVCGGYQMLGRRISDPDGVDGCPGEAHGLGLLEVETLMTCHKQVAPVSGQCSQSLSPVAGYEIHTGRTTGRDTERPMFDLAGTFDGARSASGRIEGTYLHGAFSSDAFRRGWLERAGGAPDAGFSYDASVENALDQLADGVEGSVDIESLLSTARHPGWQPAAR; translated from the coding sequence ATGACTGCAAAGACGTTGATGCTTCAGGGCACTGGCTCTGATGTAGGCAAGTCCATTCTTACTGCAGCGATTTGCCGGATTGCAAAACGCCGGGGATTGAGCGTTGCCCCTTTCAAGCCGCAGAACATGTCCAACAATGCGGCTGCTTGCGCCTCTGGCGGAGAAATCGGCCGCGCGCAGGCGCTCCAAGCTCTGGCATGCGGACTGGCGCCAGATACGGATTTCAATCCAGTCCTCCTGAAACCGGAAACGGACCGGCGGGCGCAGCTGATCGTGCATGGAAAAACGGTCGGGGCCATGGATGCCGCCCACTATATGGCACATCGCGGCGATCTGCTGGAAAGGGTCATGGAGAGTTTCAATCGCCTGACGGCTGCGCATGATCTTGTCCTCGTCGAGGGGGCGGGCAGTCCTTCGGAAATCAACCTGCGTGCCCGCGACATCGCCAATATGGGGTTTGCGCGGCGCGCCGGCGTTCCTGTCTGCCTGATCGGAGACATCGACAAGGGCGGGGTGATTGCAAGTCTGGTGGGCGCCAAAGCCGTGCTGGACGAAGACGATGCCGCAATGATCACAGGGTTTCTCGTGAACAAGTTCCGTGGTGATCCGGCGCTTTTTGCAGATGGAATGCGTGCCATAGAAGAGAAGACCGGTTGGCCATGTTTCGGCGTTGTCCCCTGGCTCCCTGCGACGGCCTATCTTCCTGCGGAAGATGCTGTCGTTTTACAGCGGTCGAGTGCAGGGAAAGGTGGGAACCTGCTGGTGGTTGCGCCCATGCTGTCGCGCATGGCGAATTTCGACGATGCCGATCCTCTGAAACAGGAGCCAGGGGTAGATTTCAAATGGGTGGCGCCTGGGCAGCCGATCCCCCGCGCGGCGGATGTGATCATCCTGTTTGGCACCAAGTCCACGCTTGGCGATCTCGCTTTCCTGCGCCAGCAGGGCTGGGATCACGATCTCATTGCCCATGCCCGCGCCGGGGGACGGGTCCTCGGTGTGTGTGGCGGCTATCAGATGCTCGGTAGGCGGATTTCCGATCCTGACGGGGTTGATGGCTGTCCTGGAGAGGCACACGGTTTGGGTTTGCTGGAAGTGGAGACGCTGATGACGTGCCACAAACAGGTGGCGCCGGTTTCGGGCCAGTGTTCCCAAAGCCTGTCTCCGGTGGCCGGCTACGAGATACACACCGGGCGGACCACCGGGCGGGATACAGAACGGCCCATGTTTGACCTGGCTGGCACTTTTGATGGCGCGCGCTCGGCAAGTGGTCGTATTGAGGGCACCTATCTGCACGGTGCTTTCTCAAGTGATGCGTTTCGCCGTGGCTGGCTAGAGCGCGCGGGGGGAGCGCCCGATGCCGGATTCTCCTATGATGCGTCAGTTGAAAACGCGCTCGACCAACTTGCTGACGGCGTTGAAGGCAGTGTCGATATCGAATCGCTCCTGTCGACAGCAAGGCACCCGGGTTGGCAACCGGCGGCGCGATGA
- the cobO gene encoding cob(I)yrinic acid a,c-diamide adenosyltransferase — protein sequence MSDRDTHTEKMRALQAEQKKKTSEARDPGRGLVLVHTGNGKGKSSSAFGVIIRALGWKQKVGVVQFIKGKWITGEKQFFMSLKDQVDWHTMGDGFTWDTQDRNRDIAAAEAAFAKAREMMESGNYDLIVLDEINIALRYDYLDVAAVIDGLKARSDRTGVILTGRDARPELCQYADLVSEMTEVKHPFKAGIKAQRGIDF from the coding sequence ATGAGCGACCGGGACACACATACTGAAAAGATGAGGGCGCTGCAGGCGGAGCAGAAGAAGAAGACCTCTGAAGCGCGCGATCCCGGGCGCGGTCTGGTCCTCGTTCACACCGGCAATGGCAAGGGCAAGTCGAGCTCGGCCTTCGGTGTCATCATCCGGGCGCTCGGCTGGAAGCAGAAGGTTGGTGTCGTCCAGTTCATCAAGGGCAAATGGATCACGGGCGAAAAGCAGTTCTTCATGTCGCTGAAAGACCAGGTGGACTGGCACACGATGGGAGATGGTTTCACCTGGGACACGCAGGACCGCAACCGCGATATTGCAGCCGCTGAAGCGGCATTTGCAAAGGCTCGCGAGATGATGGAGAGCGGAAACTATGATCTCATCGTGCTGGATGAAATCAATATTGCCCTGCGCTATGACTATCTTGATGTGGCGGCCGTGATTGATGGCCTGAAGGCGCGATCGGATCGCACAGGCGTTATCCTGACAGGGCGTGATGCCAGACCTGAACTTTGTCAGTATGCTGATCTCGTTAGCGAAATGACCGAAGTCAAGCATCCCTTCAAGGCCGGCATCAAGGCCCAGCGAGGGATCGATTTCTAG
- a CDS encoding ABC transporter ATP-binding protein, with protein MADLEIRNLSVRAGKAKIVCKASLRLAQGELVALLGPNGAGKTSLLRSALGLESRASGEALLNGDDSEKLSPMERARRVAFLPQQRPLAWPNTVRDVVALGRFAYGAAPGRLSQMDSVAVERAIRLCDLTGLADRHTDTLSGGELARVHCARAFAADAPLLVADEPVAALDPRHQFRVMDMIRHFVDEGGGALVVLHDIALAARYATRMVWMKDGHVIADGSPEDTLTEGRLADIYGVRARVDGRSVEIEGAT; from the coding sequence ATGGCTGATTTGGAGATCCGGAACCTCTCGGTGCGGGCCGGTAAGGCAAAGATTGTTTGCAAGGCGAGCCTCAGATTGGCGCAGGGTGAACTGGTGGCGCTGCTGGGTCCAAATGGGGCGGGCAAGACCAGCCTGCTTCGTTCTGCGCTCGGACTTGAAAGTCGCGCCTCCGGCGAAGCGCTGTTGAATGGCGACGATAGCGAAAAGCTGTCGCCTATGGAGCGCGCTCGCCGCGTTGCTTTTCTTCCACAACAGCGCCCGCTTGCGTGGCCGAACACCGTTCGCGATGTCGTCGCTCTTGGCCGATTTGCTTATGGCGCTGCTCCGGGACGCCTCAGCCAAATGGATTCTGTTGCGGTCGAGCGCGCGATCAGGCTCTGCGACCTGACCGGGCTTGCGGATCGCCATACCGACACGCTCTCGGGCGGCGAGCTTGCGCGGGTTCATTGTGCCCGGGCGTTCGCGGCAGACGCCCCGCTTCTGGTTGCGGATGAGCCTGTGGCCGCATTGGACCCACGCCATCAGTTCCGCGTCATGGATATGATCCGGCACTTCGTCGACGAGGGAGGCGGCGCGCTGGTTGTCCTTCACGATATAGCCCTGGCGGCAAGATATGCAACGCGAATGGTCTGGATGAAGGACGGCCACGTCATTGCAGACGGTTCGCCAGAAGATACGCTTACGGAGGGGCGTCTGGCGGACATCTACGGGGTCCGCGCGCGTGTGGATGGGCGATCTGTGGAGATCGAAGGGGCGACATGA
- a CDS encoding FecCD family ABC transporter permease: protein MIDRLLLPVLITASVFAVFMACLLGSTPLPADRVIAAFFGGADVGDRLVVWQIRLPRAIAAFITGAALGISGAALQGLLRNPLAEPGVLGVSASASLFATFSLYYGFAALSPWVLPVSAIAGALAATVLIALAAIRTRSVVTLILIGVGLSSFSGAAMTLLMNLAPNPFSLSDMINWMLGSVANRSFQEVGLVAPFILAGGGILLMSRRGLSALTLGEEAATGVGLNLRNQRILTVLGAGLATGGSVALAGAIGFAGIVAPHIIRPLVKHDPARSLIPSALLAGLFLVLADIGVRLLPTSNELKLGVVAALVGAPAFVWIAMRRRALNG from the coding sequence ATGATTGACCGCCTGTTGCTGCCCGTCCTGATAACTGCCTCCGTGTTCGCCGTTTTTATGGCCTGCCTGCTTGGCTCGACACCTTTGCCCGCCGACAGGGTCATCGCCGCTTTCTTTGGTGGCGCGGATGTTGGTGACCGGCTGGTCGTCTGGCAGATCCGTCTGCCGCGGGCAATTGCGGCGTTCATCACCGGCGCAGCGCTTGGCATCAGCGGCGCCGCCTTGCAGGGCCTGCTGCGCAATCCGCTTGCTGAACCAGGTGTTCTGGGGGTCTCGGCCTCGGCCTCCCTGTTTGCAACGTTTTCGCTTTACTATGGCTTTGCGGCGCTTTCGCCGTGGGTTCTTCCGGTCTCTGCGATTGCTGGCGCGCTTGCTGCAACTGTCTTGATAGCGCTTGCCGCCATCCGGACGCGATCTGTCGTGACCCTCATTCTGATTGGTGTCGGGCTTTCCAGCTTTTCCGGCGCGGCAATGACGCTGCTGATGAACCTCGCTCCCAATCCGTTCTCATTGTCCGACATGATCAACTGGATGCTTGGCTCGGTTGCCAATCGCAGCTTTCAGGAGGTCGGCCTCGTGGCCCCGTTCATCCTCGCAGGCGGCGGTATCCTGCTTATGTCGCGGCGCGGACTGTCCGCTCTGACCCTAGGCGAGGAAGCAGCAACCGGTGTCGGGCTCAATCTGCGAAACCAGCGCATACTGACGGTTCTGGGGGCGGGGCTGGCCACAGGCGGGTCCGTGGCGCTGGCCGGGGCAATCGGATTTGCCGGAATTGTCGCCCCGCACATAATTCGGCCACTGGTAAAACATGATCCTGCCCGGTCGCTCATTCCATCGGCGCTCCTGGCGGGCCTTTTCCTCGTTCTGGCGGATATTGGCGTGCGCCTGCTGCCCACTTCCAACGAACTCAAGCTCGGCGTCGTCGCTGCGCTGGTCGGTGCGCCTGCCTTTGTCTGGATTGCGATGAGAAGGCGTGCCCTGAATGGCTGA
- a CDS encoding TonB-dependent receptor plug domain-containing protein, whose translation MSYKTALLSAATIAVAVPAFAQISEAEESRLGPVIVEGSRLGQTATEVGSSVSIISAQDLEKLDFDFALDAVATAPGVTINQNGAFGGSASVRIRGASSGQTLVLIDGVPVGDPSTTDGSFNFAYLDTANIERIEVLKGPQSTLWGSNAIGGVVSVVTRQPETGFGGSAFAEYGSFNTFRGGASIEGANEAGDFRFSASGITTDGLSKADKKNGNSEDDAYESATVSAKGGLNLPNSARLQATILYNQAESEYDRFSSGAQGSVADGDEVTENETLSGNVSLKLPLMDGRFENLFLIGYSDITRENFTNGAQSYFAEGDRTLYRYQGTFAINDANKVSFGAEREETTANGDAASIDGLFALYELKPGENLTLTAGVRQDDDNRFGSETTARVAAAWSVTDGVTIRSSWGQGFKAPSLFQTTYICTFCGLSEPNADLKPETSEAFDIGLEWRSADGRAAAGVTYFDQDTENLIDFSYTAGYDNIARVESKGVELFASYVLASWLSVSGNYTYIDAEDGDGNELTRLPEHSGNVSLAFDPDGPFSGAVLVRYNGDEANTNGTTLKGWTRVDLTGRYAINERVELYGRVENLFDKHYQQILGYGTPGLSGSVGIRLRY comes from the coding sequence ATGTCGTACAAAACGGCGCTGCTCAGTGCGGCCACTATTGCTGTGGCTGTGCCAGCTTTTGCACAAATTTCTGAGGCTGAGGAAAGCCGGCTCGGACCGGTCATCGTTGAAGGCTCACGCCTTGGCCAGACCGCAACTGAAGTCGGCTCCAGCGTCAGCATTATCTCCGCGCAAGACCTTGAGAAACTGGACTTCGACTTCGCGCTGGATGCCGTGGCGACTGCGCCGGGCGTAACGATCAACCAGAATGGCGCCTTTGGCGGTTCCGCCAGTGTCCGCATTCGCGGAGCCTCCTCCGGACAGACCCTGGTTCTCATTGATGGCGTGCCTGTAGGCGACCCCTCGACGACCGATGGCAGCTTCAACTTCGCTTATCTCGACACCGCCAACATTGAGCGCATCGAGGTCCTCAAGGGGCCGCAGTCGACCCTCTGGGGCTCCAACGCCATCGGCGGCGTGGTCTCCGTTGTTACGCGGCAACCAGAGACGGGGTTCGGCGGCAGCGCATTTGCCGAGTACGGATCGTTCAACACATTCCGGGGGGGCGCTTCGATCGAAGGCGCGAACGAGGCGGGAGATTTCAGGTTTTCGGCAAGCGGCATCACAACCGATGGCCTTTCAAAGGCGGACAAAAAGAATGGCAACTCTGAAGACGATGCCTACGAATCAGCAACCGTGTCGGCGAAAGGGGGGCTGAACCTTCCCAACTCGGCCAGGCTGCAGGCGACTATTCTCTATAATCAGGCTGAGTCAGAATATGATCGCTTCTCCTCGGGCGCGCAGGGAAGCGTCGCCGATGGGGATGAGGTGACCGAGAATGAAACCCTGTCGGGCAATGTCTCGCTCAAACTTCCGCTCATGGATGGCCGGTTCGAAAACCTGTTTCTGATCGGCTATTCCGACATCACCCGTGAGAACTTTACCAATGGTGCGCAAAGCTACTTCGCTGAAGGCGACAGGACGCTCTACCGCTATCAGGGGACTTTCGCGATCAACGATGCAAACAAGGTATCCTTTGGCGCAGAGCGCGAAGAGACTACCGCCAATGGCGACGCGGCGAGCATTGATGGTTTGTTTGCACTGTATGAGCTCAAGCCTGGCGAAAACCTGACGCTGACTGCCGGCGTACGCCAGGACGACGATAATCGTTTTGGCTCGGAGACAACGGCGCGGGTGGCGGCCGCATGGAGCGTTACCGACGGAGTGACGATCCGCTCAAGCTGGGGGCAGGGCTTCAAGGCGCCATCGCTATTCCAGACGACCTACATCTGCACATTCTGTGGCCTGAGCGAACCGAATGCGGACCTCAAGCCTGAAACGTCCGAAGCTTTCGACATCGGACTGGAATGGCGCTCCGCGGATGGGCGTGCAGCGGCGGGCGTCACATACTTCGATCAGGATACTGAGAACCTCATCGATTTCTCATACACCGCCGGCTATGACAATATTGCACGGGTCGAAAGCAAAGGTGTCGAACTGTTTGCCAGCTATGTTCTGGCCAGCTGGCTAAGCGTCTCCGGAAACTACACTTACATTGACGCTGAAGATGGTGACGGCAACGAACTCACACGCCTGCCGGAGCATTCCGGGAATGTGTCGCTTGCTTTTGATCCGGATGGTCCGTTCTCCGGAGCGGTGCTGGTTCGATACAACGGGGATGAGGCAAACACGAACGGCACCACACTGAAAGGCTGGACGCGCGTGGACCTGACGGGCCGCTATGCGATCAATGAGCGTGTTGAACTCTATGGCCGCGTCGAGAACCTGTTTGACAAGCACTATCAGCAGATCCTCGGTTACGGCACGCCCGGCCTTTCAGGATCGGTCGGCATTCGCCTGCGCTACTAG